The following coding sequences lie in one Syntrophorhabdaceae bacterium genomic window:
- a CDS encoding DUF2945 domain-containing protein, protein MTHKFKVGDHVAWNSEAGHASGRIIKVHTQNVDYKGYTHHAGENDPQYEIKSDKTDHIAMHKGAALRKIDD, encoded by the coding sequence ATGACACATAAATTCAAAGTGGGCGACCATGTAGCCTGGAACTCGGAGGCAGGGCACGCCAGCGGCAGGATCATCAAGGTGCATACGCAAAATGTCGATTACAAAGGTTATACGCATCACGCCGGCGAGAATGATCCCCAGTATGAGATCAAGAGCGACAAAACCGACCATATTGCGATGCATAAAGGAGCGGCCTTGAGAAAGATAGACGACTGA